A genomic region of bacterium (Candidatus Blackallbacteria) CG13_big_fil_rev_8_21_14_2_50_49_14 contains the following coding sequences:
- the glmS gene encoding glutamine--fructose-6-phosphate transaminase (isomerizing), with protein sequence MCGIIGYIGHEEVIDILIEGLQRLEYRGYDSAGVAVYHPETGLTIQREVGKLGNLIKKVAVHPLPGHIGIGHTRWATHGRPTEFNAHPHTDSQKRLVVVHNGIIENYLDLKQFLSEKGHQFDSETDTEVIAHLVEYHYRGDLKLAVQKTIAQLEGSYAICVMHIDQPDYLMAAKKNSPLLLGKGRDANFIASDVPAILRHTRDIIYLEDEQMALVAADRIEIYDLQGKSLPYEVHTIDWNIVAAEKMGYDHFMLKEIHEQPTAFGQTLAGRLSESHQCLYLDELNLNQDQLRGIRRIYLVACGTAYYAGLVGKYLLESLARIPVEVDLASEFRYRDPILDDDTLVVAISQSGETADTLAAIRMAKEMGARTLGVVNVKGSAITRSVDGTLYIHAGPEISVASTKAFIAMLAAMQLLALQFAHARGRMETAALVAYMRELRKLPRIMEETLKMVEPQVQETATRLLRYHHCLYLGRGINFPIALEGALKLKEVSYIHAEGYAAGELKHGPIALIDPLMPVIALVTAGSSYDKVISNLKEVRAREGQVIAIATEGDERIREVTDDVIYVPLVSELLSPVINVLPLQLLAYYVALRRGYDVDQPRNLAKSVTVE encoded by the coding sequence ATGTGCGGAATTATTGGATATATTGGTCACGAAGAAGTCATCGATATTTTGATTGAGGGCCTTCAAAGGCTTGAGTACCGTGGATATGATTCCGCAGGTGTTGCCGTTTACCATCCTGAAACGGGTCTGACGATCCAACGTGAGGTGGGTAAGCTGGGGAATTTGATTAAAAAAGTTGCAGTGCATCCTTTGCCGGGCCATATCGGGATTGGCCATACCCGTTGGGCCACCCATGGCCGTCCGACAGAATTCAATGCGCACCCACATACCGATTCTCAAAAGCGTTTGGTGGTGGTGCACAATGGCATTATTGAAAACTATCTCGACCTCAAGCAGTTTCTGAGTGAAAAAGGCCATCAGTTCGATTCTGAAACAGATACCGAAGTGATTGCGCATTTGGTGGAATACCATTACCGGGGGGATCTCAAGCTGGCGGTTCAGAAGACCATTGCCCAGCTTGAAGGCAGTTATGCGATCTGTGTGATGCATATTGATCAGCCCGATTATTTGATGGCAGCCAAGAAAAACAGTCCCCTGCTTTTGGGCAAAGGGCGCGATGCCAATTTTATTGCCTCAGATGTTCCTGCGATTTTGCGGCATACCCGCGATATTATTTACCTTGAAGATGAACAGATGGCGCTGGTTGCGGCAGATCGGATTGAAATCTACGATTTGCAGGGCAAGAGCCTGCCCTATGAAGTGCATACCATTGACTGGAATATTGTGGCCGCTGAAAAAATGGGCTATGACCATTTTATGCTCAAGGAAATTCACGAGCAACCCACAGCTTTTGGGCAAACCCTGGCGGGTCGTTTGTCAGAGTCTCATCAGTGCCTGTATCTCGATGAACTGAATCTCAACCAAGATCAGTTGCGTGGCATTCGCAGAATTTACCTGGTGGCCTGTGGCACGGCTTATTATGCGGGTCTGGTGGGCAAATATCTTTTGGAATCCCTGGCGCGTATTCCCGTTGAGGTGGATTTGGCTTCTGAATTCCGTTACCGCGATCCGATCCTGGATGACGACACCCTGGTCGTGGCCATCAGCCAGTCGGGTGAAACAGCGGATACCTTGGCTGCGATTCGCATGGCCAAGGAGATGGGGGCACGTACCTTGGGGGTGGTCAATGTCAAAGGCAGTGCGATTACCCGCTCAGTTGACGGCACCCTGTATATTCATGCAGGCCCTGAGATCAGTGTGGCTTCGACCAAGGCCTTTATTGCGATGCTGGCAGCAATGCAGCTTTTGGCCCTGCAGTTTGCCCATGCCCGAGGCCGGATGGAAACAGCGGCCTTGGTTGCTTATATGCGCGAATTGCGCAAGCTGCCCCGGATTATGGAAGAAACTCTGAAGATGGTAGAACCCCAGGTTCAGGAAACCGCAACGCGTCTTTTGCGTTACCACCATTGTCTGTATTTGGGGCGTGGGATTAATTTCCCGATTGCCTTGGAAGGCGCGCTGAAGCTGAAAGAAGTATCGTATATTCATGCCGAAGGGTATGCTGCTGGGGAGCTGAAACATGGCCCGATTGCCCTGATTGACCCGCTGATGCCCGTCATTGCCCTGGTCACTGCAGGCAGCTCCTATGACAAGGTGATCAGCAATCTCAAAGAGGTTCGCGCCCGTGAAGGCCAGGTCATTGCCATCGCCACAGAGGGGGATGAACGGATTCGGGAAGTGACCGATGATGTGATCTATGTGCCCCTGGTTTCTGAATTGCTTTCCCCTGTGATCAATGTTTTGCCTTTGCAGCTACTGGCCTATTATGTCGCTCTGCGTCGGGGCTATGATGTAGATCAGCCCCGCAATCTGGCCAAGTCTGTGACGGTAGAATAG